The following proteins come from a genomic window of Sphingobium cloacae:
- a CDS encoding phosphoenolpyruvate carboxykinase translates to MDITVKSGGTLHENLDTPELVEIALRRGEGRLSEHGAFVVETGKHTGRSAQDKFIVRDEVTRDDVWWGASNKPMSEEAFANLREDFLKHLAALDDVFVQDLFGGSQPEFRVGVRVVTELAWHSHFVRTMLVRPTADELTHFTADYTIIDLPGFRADPERHGCRSETIIAIDFTHRLILIGGTGYAGEMKKAVFSVLNYVLPQKGVMPMHCSANIGPDGDTAIFFGLSGTGKTTLSADVSRTLIGDDEHGWSDSAVFNFEGGCYAKMIRLSAEAEPEIHATTRRFGTILENVVMDPETRALDLDDASLAENSRGAYPIHFIPNASAENMGPVPKNIIMLTADAFGVLPPIAKLTPEQAMYHFLSGYTAKVAGTELGVTEPEATFSTCFGAPFMPRHPSVYGNLLRKRIAAGNVDCWLVNTGWTGGQYGTGSRMPIKVTRALLNAALSGTLEGAQFRTDPNFGFVVPVAVEGVDSSILDPRSTWADGAAYDGTARSLVDRFKRNFTQFVAHVDESIRAAAPPGWFDA, encoded by the coding sequence TTGGACATCACGGTCAAATCCGGTGGGACGCTTCACGAAAATCTCGATACGCCCGAACTCGTCGAGATCGCCTTGCGGCGCGGTGAAGGCCGCCTGTCCGAGCATGGCGCCTTCGTGGTTGAAACCGGAAAACATACCGGCCGTTCGGCCCAGGACAAATTCATCGTCCGTGATGAGGTCACCAGGGATGATGTCTGGTGGGGGGCTTCCAACAAGCCGATGTCGGAAGAAGCCTTCGCCAATCTGCGCGAGGATTTCCTCAAGCATCTTGCCGCACTCGACGACGTCTTCGTCCAGGATCTGTTCGGCGGCTCGCAGCCGGAATTCCGTGTCGGAGTCCGGGTCGTCACGGAACTGGCCTGGCACTCGCATTTCGTGCGCACCATGCTGGTTAGGCCGACGGCGGATGAACTCACGCATTTCACGGCGGATTACACCATCATCGACTTGCCCGGCTTCCGCGCCGATCCCGAACGCCATGGCTGCCGGTCGGAAACCATCATCGCGATCGATTTCACCCACCGGCTGATCCTGATCGGCGGCACCGGCTATGCCGGCGAGATGAAGAAGGCGGTGTTCTCGGTGCTGAACTATGTGCTGCCGCAAAAGGGCGTCATGCCGATGCATTGTTCGGCGAACATCGGTCCCGATGGCGACACCGCGATCTTCTTCGGCCTCTCGGGCACCGGCAAGACCACTTTGTCCGCTGATGTTTCGCGCACGCTGATCGGCGACGACGAGCATGGCTGGTCGGACAGCGCCGTCTTCAATTTCGAAGGCGGCTGCTACGCCAAGATGATCCGTCTCTCGGCCGAGGCGGAGCCTGAAATCCATGCGACCACCCGCCGCTTCGGTACGATCCTCGAGAATGTCGTCATGGATCCGGAAACCCGCGCACTCGACCTCGACGACGCCTCGCTCGCCGAGAACAGCAGGGGCGCCTATCCGATCCACTTCATCCCCAATGCCTCCGCCGAGAACATGGGGCCGGTGCCGAAGAACATCATCATGCTGACGGCCGATGCCTTCGGCGTGCTCCCGCCCATCGCGAAGCTAACGCCCGAACAGGCGATGTATCATTTCCTGTCCGGCTACACAGCCAAGGTCGCGGGCACCGAACTCGGTGTCACCGAACCCGAAGCGACGTTCTCGACCTGCTTTGGCGCGCCGTTCATGCCGCGGCATCCCAGCGTCTACGGCAATCTGCTTCGCAAGCGTATCGCCGCGGGGAATGTCGATTGCTGGCTGGTCAACACCGGCTGGACCGGCGGCCAATATGGAACGGGATCGCGGATGCCGATCAAGGTGACGCGCGCACTGCTCAATGCTGCGCTTTCCGGGACTCTCGAAGGCGCACAGTTCCGCACCGATCCCAACTTCGGCTTCGTGGTCCCCGTTGCTGTAGAGGGTGTGGATTCGAGTATTCTCGACCCGCGTTCCACCTGGGCTGATGGGGCCGCCTATGACGGCACGGCGCGTTCCCTGGTCGACCGCTTCAAGCGCAACTTCACGCAGTTTGTCGCTCATGTCGACGAAAGCATCCGCGCGGCGGCCCCTCCCGGATGGTTCGATGCCTGA
- a CDS encoding cytochrome ubiquinol oxidase subunit I, giving the protein MDMAVIELSRLQFALTALYHFLFVPLTLGLSFILVIMESIYVMTGREIWRTVTRFWGKLFGINFVLGVATGITMEFQFGTNWSYYSHYVGDIFGAPLAIEGLMAFFLEATFVGLMFFGWDKLSRVGHLLTTFMVALGSNLSALWILVANGWMQNPVGSRFNPETMRMEVSDFMAVLFNPVAQAKFVHTVSAGYVCASVFVLGVSAWYLLKGKWVAVARRSFTVAAAFGLASSLSVVVLGDESGYALTDNQKMKLAALEAMWHTEPAPAGIAVVGFPSVADRETYFEVKIPYVLGLISTRSLTGEVSGIFELVARAQDRIENGIKAYDAVEKLKVDQKDMVAREAFEEAKADLGYALLLKRFVADPRQATPQDIEKAAWSTVPNVPVMFWVFRVMAGLGFFFIAFFGAAFWMASIRKLNCDSRFCRTFLRAAVWVIPLPWIAIEFGWILAEIGRQPWAIDGVLPTFLAASSLTVAQLWTTIIGFTVIYGALAVIEVRLMLAAIRKGPDQHRPPAPSPETHSGYAPIPAE; this is encoded by the coding sequence ATGGACATGGCTGTGATCGAGCTTTCACGCCTCCAATTCGCCCTGACGGCTCTCTACCATTTCCTGTTCGTCCCCCTGACGCTCGGCCTCTCCTTCATCCTCGTCATCATGGAGAGCATCTATGTGATGACGGGCCGTGAGATCTGGCGCACCGTCACGCGCTTCTGGGGCAAGCTGTTCGGTATCAACTTCGTGCTGGGCGTCGCTACCGGCATTACCATGGAATTCCAGTTCGGCACCAACTGGTCCTACTATTCGCATTATGTCGGCGACATCTTCGGCGCGCCGCTCGCCATCGAAGGGCTGATGGCCTTCTTCCTCGAAGCGACGTTCGTGGGCCTCATGTTCTTCGGATGGGACAAGCTGTCCAGGGTCGGGCATCTGCTCACCACCTTCATGGTGGCTCTCGGCTCGAACCTATCGGCGCTGTGGATCCTCGTCGCCAATGGCTGGATGCAGAATCCGGTGGGATCGCGCTTCAATCCCGAAACGATGCGGATGGAAGTCTCCGACTTCATGGCGGTGCTGTTCAATCCGGTCGCGCAGGCGAAGTTCGTCCATACGGTGAGCGCGGGCTATGTCTGCGCCTCCGTTTTCGTGCTGGGCGTCTCGGCCTGGTATCTGCTCAAGGGCAAGTGGGTCGCGGTCGCGCGGCGCAGCTTCACGGTCGCCGCCGCCTTCGGCCTTGCCTCGTCGCTGTCGGTCGTCGTGCTCGGCGACGAAAGCGGCTACGCGCTGACCGATAACCAGAAGATGAAGCTCGCCGCGCTCGAGGCCATGTGGCACACTGAGCCCGCGCCCGCGGGCATTGCCGTTGTCGGCTTTCCCAGCGTCGCCGACCGCGAGACCTATTTCGAGGTCAAGATCCCCTATGTGCTCGGTCTCATCTCCACGCGCAGCCTGACGGGCGAAGTCTCCGGCATCTTCGAACTGGTCGCCAGGGCGCAGGACCGCATCGAGAACGGCATCAAGGCCTATGATGCGGTGGAAAAGCTGAAGGTGGACCAGAAGGACATGGTCGCGCGCGAGGCATTCGAGGAAGCCAAGGCCGATCTTGGCTATGCCCTGCTGCTGAAACGCTTCGTCGCCGATCCGCGGCAAGCCACGCCCCAGGACATCGAAAAGGCCGCATGGTCGACCGTGCCCAATGTCCCGGTGATGTTCTGGGTGTTCCGGGTGATGGCCGGCCTCGGCTTCTTCTTCATCGCCTTCTTCGGCGCCGCCTTCTGGATGGCTTCGATCCGCAAGCTGAACTGCGACAGCCGCTTCTGCCGCACCTTCCTGCGCGCGGCGGTCTGGGTCATCCCGCTGCCGTGGATCGCCATCGAATTTGGCTGGATCCTGGCCGAGATCGGCCGCCAGCCCTGGGCGATCGATGGCGTTCTGCCGACGTTCCTTGCCGCCTCGAGCCTGACCGTCGCGCAGCTCTGGACGACGATCATCGGGTTCACGGTGATCTATGGCGCGCTCGCCGTCATCGAAGTGCGGCTGATGCTGGCGGCAATCCGCAAGGGACCGGACCAGCATCGGCCTCCGGCGCCATCCCCCGAAACCCACAGCGGCTACGCGCCCATCCCTGCCGAATAA
- the cydX gene encoding cytochrome bd-I oxidase subunit CydX has product MWYFSWILGVGLAVGFGILNGMWHEFHADPDEDIAA; this is encoded by the coding sequence ATGTGGTATTTCAGTTGGATTCTGGGCGTGGGCCTCGCCGTCGGGTTCGGTATCCTCAACGGCATGTGGCATGAATTCCACGCCGATCCCGATGAGGACATTGCGGCCTGA
- a CDS encoding helix-turn-helix domain-containing protein, with amino-acid sequence MITSQQMRAARALLGLDQRQLAALAGLSLPTIQRMESSDGQVRGVVDTLVKVITALEGAGIELLGENAPSTGVGRGVRLRETTAGKSGGQGQSLLYDKAEEPVR; translated from the coding sequence ATGATCACGTCGCAGCAAATGCGCGCCGCGCGCGCCCTCCTCGGACTTGATCAACGCCAGCTCGCCGCGCTGGCCGGCCTCTCCCTGCCGACCATCCAGCGCATGGAATCATCCGATGGCCAAGTGCGCGGTGTGGTCGACACGCTGGTCAAGGTGATCACCGCGCTGGAAGGCGCAGGCATCGAACTGCTGGGCGAGAATGCGCCCAGCACGGGCGTGGGCCGCGGTGTGCGTCTGCGCGAAACGACCGCGGGAAAGTCCGGCGGCCAGGGGCAGTCGCTTCTCTATGACAAGGCGGAGGAACCGGTCAGGTGA
- a CDS encoding Dps family protein, with the protein MTRQVNIGIGEEDRVAICEGLSRLLADTYTLYLTSHNFHWNVTGPMFNSLHAMFMTQYTELWNAIDPIAERIRSLGQPAPGSYAQFAKLSSLPDAPEVPPKALDMVDILAKGHEAAARTARTLFPLVEKASDEPTADLLTQRIGVHEQAAWMLRALLEE; encoded by the coding sequence ATGACCAGACAAGTGAATATTGGAATCGGCGAGGAAGATCGGGTTGCGATTTGCGAAGGCCTGAGCCGCCTCCTGGCGGACACCTACACTCTCTATCTGACCTCGCACAACTTTCACTGGAACGTGACCGGGCCGATGTTCAACAGCCTCCATGCCATGTTCATGACGCAATATACCGAGTTGTGGAACGCGATCGACCCGATCGCCGAACGCATCCGCTCGCTCGGACAGCCCGCACCCGGTTCCTACGCGCAGTTCGCCAAACTCAGTTCCCTGCCCGACGCGCCGGAAGTGCCGCCGAAGGCGCTCGACATGGTCGACATCCTCGCCAAGGGGCATGAAGCGGCCGCCCGCACGGCGCGCACGCTGTTCCCTCTGGTCGAGAAGGCGAGCGACGAGCCGACCGCGGACCTGCTCACCCAACGGATCGGCGTGCATGAGCAGGCCGCATGGATGCTGCGCGCCCTGCTCGAAGAGTAA
- the cydB gene encoding cytochrome d ubiquinol oxidase subunit II — translation MAPPIDYETLRLIWWLLMGVLLIGFTLTDGFDLGTAALLPFVAKTDAERRLVINSIGATWEGNQVWFILGGGAIFAAWPFVYAVSFSGFYLAMFLVLAALILRPVGFKYRSKKPDATWRSRWDWALFVGGFVPALVFGVAVGNVLTGIPFRLDSDLRSFYEGSLLGLFHPFSLVAGLLSVAMIVLHGASWLAIKIERGVVHDRARAFGKVAAVASILLFALGGVMVAKMGMGFRLTHAADPLGPSNPLLSGTVAAPGAWLNNYGAHPWMLIAPILGFAGPLLAWIGIRKGREVLAFGGSSIGAIGIIATVGLSMFPFILPSSIDPASSLTVWNASSSHVTLFIMLAVTVIFLPIILLYTAWVYKVLFGRITLRDVDTNPDYY, via the coding sequence ATGGCACCTCCCATCGACTATGAAACGCTCCGGCTGATCTGGTGGCTGCTGATGGGCGTCCTCCTGATCGGCTTCACTCTCACCGACGGCTTCGACCTCGGCACCGCCGCGCTGCTGCCCTTCGTCGCGAAGACCGACGCCGAACGGCGTCTCGTCATCAACTCGATCGGCGCGACCTGGGAAGGCAACCAGGTCTGGTTCATCCTCGGCGGCGGCGCGATCTTCGCGGCCTGGCCGTTCGTCTATGCGGTCAGCTTCTCGGGCTTCTATCTGGCCATGTTCCTCGTCCTCGCCGCGCTCATCCTGCGGCCCGTGGGCTTCAAATACCGCTCGAAGAAGCCCGATGCCACATGGCGCTCGCGCTGGGATTGGGCGCTGTTCGTCGGCGGGTTCGTGCCTGCGCTGGTGTTCGGCGTCGCGGTCGGCAATGTCCTGACCGGCATCCCCTTCCGGCTCGATAGCGATCTGCGCTCCTTCTACGAGGGCAGCCTGCTCGGCCTGTTCCATCCGTTCTCGCTGGTCGCCGGGCTGCTCTCGGTCGCCATGATCGTGCTGCACGGCGCGAGCTGGCTTGCGATCAAGATCGAACGCGGCGTCGTGCATGACCGCGCGCGCGCCTTCGGCAAGGTCGCGGCGGTCGCGTCGATCCTGCTGTTCGCGCTGGGCGGGGTCATGGTCGCGAAAATGGGCATGGGCTTCCGCCTGACCCATGCGGCCGATCCGCTCGGCCCGTCCAATCCGCTGCTGTCGGGAACGGTCGCGGCGCCGGGGGCCTGGCTCAACAATTATGGCGCCCATCCCTGGATGCTGATCGCCCCGATCCTCGGCTTCGCGGGGCCGCTGCTGGCGTGGATCGGCATCCGCAAGGGCCGCGAGGTTCTGGCCTTTGGCGGCTCATCGATCGGCGCGATCGGCATCATCGCGACCGTGGGCCTCTCGATGTTCCCGTTCATCCTGCCCAGTTCGATCGACCCGGCCTCGAGCCTGACGGTCTGGAACGCCTCGTCCAGCCATGTGACTTTGTTCATCATGCTGGCCGTGACGGTGATCTTCCTGCCGATCATCCTGCTCTACACCGCCTGGGTCTACAAGGTCCTGTTCGGCCGCATCACGCTGCGCGATGTCGACACCAACCCCGACTATTACTGA
- a CDS encoding SulP family inorganic anion transporter, which produces MSAKAYTPKLITTLREGYTAQTFRADAIAGLTVAIVALPLAMALGIASGASPDKGLVTAVVAGFLISALGGSRVQVGGPTGAFVVVIFNVIAQHGYDGLLIATLLAGIILIAAGAFRLGQMIKFIPHPVVTGFTAGIAVIIASSQVKDFLGLSMTEVPAEFLPKWQSYLAALPSTSWATLGVGVGALATIIVLRKLAPRLPGFLIAVVVSSLAVALLKLPVDTIGSRFPDIPSGLPMPSLPEFTFAKINAVMPSAFTIAFLAGIEALLSAVVADGMAGTRHRSNQELIGQGVANIGSALFGGLPATGAIARTATNIRSGARTPVAGIMHAVFLLLFILFATDLMAFVPMAALAAILFMVAWGMSEYERFIALLHMPNSDRAVLLLTFGLTVLVDLTVAIGVGVTLASLLFMARMSEAVEVDSSGRQDIDLDSEDVHQRDALPEGVEVFRITGPFFFGVAGELLDTLRRVGQSPKVIILRMRLVPLLDASGVQALEQFIEQARVAGATVVLSGVQPQPKSMLARVHLEAGSDKLFYAADFASAQSLAVSLLEAPKTQPH; this is translated from the coding sequence GTGAGCGCGAAAGCCTATACGCCCAAGCTCATCACGACCTTGCGCGAAGGGTACACCGCTCAGACCTTCCGCGCCGACGCCATAGCGGGCCTGACGGTCGCGATCGTCGCGCTGCCTCTTGCCATGGCCCTGGGCATCGCCAGCGGCGCTTCTCCCGACAAGGGGCTTGTCACGGCCGTGGTGGCGGGGTTCCTGATTTCCGCGCTCGGCGGATCGCGGGTCCAGGTCGGCGGACCCACGGGCGCCTTTGTCGTCGTCATTTTCAATGTTATCGCCCAGCACGGCTATGATGGGCTGCTGATCGCGACGCTCCTGGCAGGCATCATCCTCATTGCCGCCGGTGCGTTTCGCCTCGGGCAGATGATCAAATTCATCCCCCATCCGGTCGTCACCGGATTCACCGCGGGGATCGCCGTTATCATTGCCTCGAGTCAGGTGAAGGACTTCCTCGGGCTCTCGATGACCGAGGTCCCGGCTGAGTTCCTGCCCAAATGGCAGTCCTATCTCGCCGCTCTGCCGAGCACCAGTTGGGCAACTCTAGGCGTCGGGGTCGGAGCACTTGCGACCATCATCGTGCTGCGCAAACTCGCGCCCAGACTGCCCGGGTTCCTGATCGCGGTCGTGGTAAGTTCCCTCGCCGTCGCTCTGCTCAAGCTCCCGGTCGACACTATCGGCTCCCGCTTCCCGGACATTCCTTCCGGCCTGCCGATGCCGTCCCTGCCGGAATTCACCTTCGCCAAGATCAATGCGGTGATGCCTTCGGCATTCACCATTGCATTTCTCGCCGGCATCGAAGCCCTGCTGTCGGCCGTCGTCGCCGATGGCATGGCCGGAACGCGGCATCGCTCCAACCAGGAATTGATCGGCCAGGGCGTCGCCAATATCGGATCCGCCCTGTTCGGTGGGCTACCCGCGACGGGCGCGATTGCGCGTACCGCCACCAATATCCGCTCCGGGGCCAGAACCCCGGTTGCCGGAATCATGCATGCCGTGTTCCTTCTTCTGTTCATCCTGTTCGCCACGGACCTGATGGCATTCGTACCCATGGCCGCGCTTGCCGCGATCCTGTTCATGGTCGCCTGGGGCATGAGTGAATATGAGCGGTTCATTGCCTTGCTGCACATGCCCAACAGCGACCGGGCCGTGCTGCTACTGACATTCGGCCTGACGGTACTGGTGGATCTCACCGTCGCAATCGGCGTCGGCGTAACTCTGGCCTCGCTCCTCTTCATGGCCCGCATGAGCGAGGCTGTCGAGGTCGACAGCAGCGGCCGGCAGGACATCGATCTCGATTCCGAAGACGTTCACCAGCGCGACGCGTTGCCGGAGGGTGTCGAGGTGTTCCGGATCACCGGCCCGTTCTTCTTCGGCGTAGCAGGCGAACTGCTCGATACGCTGCGCCGCGTCGGTCAGTCGCCCAAAGTCATCATCCTGCGCATGCGGCTCGTTCCCCTGCTCGATGCAAGCGGCGTCCAGGCGCTCGAACAGTTCATCGAACAAGCGCGCGTCGCCGGCGCAACGGTCGTGTTGTCCGGCGTGCAGCCGCAACCGAAGTCGATGCTTGCGCGCGTTCACCTGGAAGCTGGTTCGGACAAGCTTTTCTATGCCGCGGACTTCGCCAGCGCCCAGTCGCTCGCGGTCAGCTTGCTCGAAGCGCCCAAAACTCAGCCGCACTGA
- a CDS encoding DUF983 domain-containing protein, producing the protein MPAHEQGSVTGKLVLPVTGWAAILRGLRGRCPRCGEARLFMRFLKPIPHCPQCGQDWTHQQADDFPAYVSIFVTGHLMAPLIIAVTSRAEMSVPMLMAILLPLALLLMVGLLQPAKGAIIALQWWFGMHGFRRERPGAIPDDADT; encoded by the coding sequence ATGCCCGCTCATGAACAGGGATCGGTAACCGGCAAGCTTGTCTTGCCGGTCACAGGTTGGGCCGCGATCCTGCGCGGGTTGCGCGGGCGATGCCCCCGGTGCGGCGAGGCGCGCCTGTTCATGCGGTTCCTGAAACCGATCCCTCATTGCCCGCAATGCGGCCAGGACTGGACGCATCAGCAAGCTGATGATTTCCCGGCCTATGTCTCGATCTTCGTGACGGGGCATCTGATGGCGCCGCTCATTATCGCCGTGACCAGTCGCGCGGAAATGTCCGTGCCGATGTTGATGGCGATCCTGCTTCCGTTGGCGTTGCTCCTGATGGTCGGGCTGCTTCAGCCCGCCAAGGGAGCCATCATTGCCTTGCAGTGGTGGTTCGGCATGCATGGGTTTCGCAGGGAACGCCCGGGAGCAATTCCGGACGACGCCGATACATGA
- a CDS encoding ferritin-like domain-containing protein, whose translation MATSKLANILLDALEDERKAEATYAAVIEKFGPVRPFSNIIEAEQRHAAALERQLARLGIDVPPDPWTGKVAAPASLAQACESAVQGEIENIALYDRLIPMVDDPAARQVMENLQAASRERHLPAFRQCLERERDRRS comes from the coding sequence TTGGCTACGTCAAAGCTGGCAAACATCCTCCTCGATGCGCTCGAAGACGAGCGGAAGGCGGAGGCGACCTATGCCGCCGTGATCGAAAAGTTCGGCCCTGTCCGGCCCTTTTCCAACATCATAGAGGCCGAACAGCGCCATGCCGCCGCACTTGAGCGCCAGCTTGCCCGGCTGGGCATCGACGTACCGCCCGATCCATGGACGGGGAAAGTGGCGGCACCAGCTTCTCTCGCGCAGGCTTGCGAAAGCGCGGTCCAGGGCGAGATCGAGAATATCGCGCTTTACGACCGGCTGATCCCGATGGTCGACGACCCCGCGGCGCGCCAGGTGATGGAAAACCTGCAGGCCGCCTCGCGCGAGCGCCACCTTCCAGCTTTCAGGCAATGCCTGGAGCGGGAACGCGATCGCCGTTCGTGA
- the zapE gene encoding cell division protein ZapE, producing the protein MPQSKVLTRYVNAISTGQLRPDDAQRQVALRFGKAVAELEAQARRQGLLSRFVRRKPDPVRGVYLWGGVGRGKSMLMDLFFDCVEIAGKRRVHFHEFMQEVHDRLRSERAKETGDPILPVADAIAAEARLIAFDEMIVTNSADAMILSRLFTRIIGHGVTVVATSNRPPQDLYKNGLNREHFLPFIALLKDRLDVLTLDGPTDYRMQRLGGFQTWHVPNGDAATEALSRAFFRLTDFPVEDREHVPSETLAIKGGRELFVPKSLKGVAVFSFKRLCGEPRGIPDYLALAYRYHTVILVGIPVLDANRKSEAARFKTLIDAFYENGVKLLASADREPDALYCAADDAFEFERTISRLNEMGSQDYLARGHGVSDEVALAEVQRPSRTQRLME; encoded by the coding sequence TTGCCTCAGAGCAAAGTCCTGACGCGTTACGTGAACGCCATTTCAACGGGTCAGCTGCGCCCTGACGACGCCCAGCGGCAGGTCGCTCTGCGTTTCGGCAAGGCGGTTGCGGAATTGGAAGCACAGGCGCGCCGTCAGGGCCTCCTGTCGCGTTTCGTCAGGCGCAAACCCGATCCCGTGCGGGGAGTCTATCTCTGGGGAGGGGTCGGCCGCGGCAAATCGATGCTGATGGATCTCTTCTTCGACTGCGTCGAGATCGCCGGGAAACGGCGCGTCCACTTCCACGAGTTCATGCAGGAGGTGCATGACCGGCTACGCTCCGAACGCGCCAAGGAGACCGGCGATCCGATATTGCCGGTCGCCGATGCCATCGCGGCCGAAGCGCGGCTGATCGCCTTCGACGAAATGATCGTAACCAATTCGGCTGACGCGATGATCCTGTCGAGGCTGTTTACCCGGATCATCGGACATGGCGTTACCGTGGTCGCTACATCCAACCGGCCGCCTCAGGACCTCTACAAGAACGGCCTCAACCGCGAACATTTTCTGCCATTCATCGCGCTCCTCAAGGATCGGCTCGATGTGCTCACCCTGGATGGGCCGACTGACTATCGCATGCAGCGCCTTGGAGGGTTCCAGACCTGGCACGTGCCCAATGGCGATGCGGCGACGGAAGCCCTGAGCCGGGCGTTCTTCCGGTTGACCGATTTTCCGGTCGAGGACCGGGAGCATGTTCCCTCCGAAACACTGGCAATCAAGGGCGGACGAGAACTGTTCGTGCCCAAGTCGCTGAAAGGCGTGGCCGTCTTCTCATTCAAGCGGCTATGCGGCGAACCGCGCGGCATTCCCGATTATCTTGCATTGGCCTACCGCTATCACACCGTGATCCTGGTCGGGATCCCCGTTCTCGACGCAAACCGGAAATCGGAAGCGGCGCGATTCAAGACACTGATCGACGCCTTCTATGAAAATGGCGTCAAGCTGCTGGCTTCCGCCGATCGCGAACCCGACGCGCTGTATTGCGCGGCAGACGACGCCTTCGAGTTCGAGCGGACGATCTCGCGCCTCAACGAAATGGGATCGCAGGACTATCTCGCCCGCGGTCATGGAGTGAGCGACGAGGTCGCGCTCGCCGAGGTTCAGCGTCCATCGAGAACACAAAGGCTTATGGAATGA
- a CDS encoding TlpA disulfide reductase family protein, with translation MIAIGPLALALERLFAILGIIAFLAAANWIGRRRGVDCDTAAWRALLAGLVAARAGFVAQNWHAFAIEPATILYVWQGGFSPLPGLVTAAIVLGVSLRRSRALAPLTLVFAGCVAVTSGATAAALASAQRPLPQGIVLQSLDSGTSLLDDRRGKPFVVNLWATWCPPCQREMPMMVVEAAHSAVPILLVNQGEDADNVRAWLDSKRLEAAHVHLDRDLRIAAATGSAGLPATLFVDSKGVIRALHVGEISRAALLAGLRDLK, from the coding sequence ATGATTGCCATCGGCCCTCTCGCGCTCGCGTTGGAACGGCTGTTCGCGATTCTCGGGATCATCGCCTTCCTGGCGGCGGCGAACTGGATAGGCCGCCGTCGCGGCGTGGATTGCGATACGGCCGCGTGGCGGGCATTGCTCGCTGGCCTCGTTGCAGCTCGCGCGGGTTTTGTGGCGCAGAACTGGCATGCCTTCGCCATCGAACCCGCAACCATCCTCTATGTCTGGCAAGGAGGTTTCTCGCCGCTCCCCGGTCTGGTGACTGCCGCAATCGTGCTGGGCGTGTCACTACGGCGATCTCGCGCCCTAGCACCTTTGACACTCGTCTTCGCGGGCTGCGTCGCGGTCACATCCGGCGCCACGGCAGCGGCCCTTGCCTCGGCGCAGCGACCTCTACCGCAAGGAATCGTTCTCCAGTCGCTGGACAGCGGAACGAGCCTGCTCGACGATCGCCGGGGCAAGCCGTTCGTCGTCAATCTCTGGGCAACCTGGTGCCCGCCGTGCCAGCGTGAAATGCCGATGATGGTCGTAGAAGCGGCACACTCGGCCGTGCCGATCCTGCTTGTCAATCAGGGCGAGGATGCAGACAACGTACGTGCGTGGCTGGACAGCAAGCGCCTTGAAGCGGCGCACGTCCATCTCGACCGCGACCTGCGCATAGCTGCCGCGACCGGCTCGGCCGGGCTTCCCGCGACGCTGTTCGTCGACAGCAAAGGCGTGATCCGTGCGCTCCATGTCGGTGAAATCTCGCGGGCCGCCCTGCTCGCGGGACTACGCGATCTGAAGTAG